The window ACGAATTTGACCTGCTTGCCTGCCAACTAGACCGGAATAAGCTGGACAGCTCCTCAGCCTTATCCTGAGCCTTGAGCCTCTGCTGCAGGAAGCCGCTGAGATCCGCCCAAAAGGCATCAGACTCAAgctcagcctcaacagcagccgcgTCAGCCTGAGCCGTCGCAACTGGCTCCTCCGTCGTCTCCATAGCCTCCCCAGCGGCTTTCTCCTCCGCAGGCGGAATCGCCGCGGCGCCGCCAATGACCATGACGGAAAAGTCAATCGTCCTATCGCTCTCCTTGGCgagcagctccttgagcacCTTTGTGTCCGCGACGGGCCGCTTGTTGAGCAACAACTTCATCTTTTCGACAGGGATGCGTGTCTGAGCATTAACGGCGGCTTTGACGTCGAGGATTGAGGTGCTTAGGGGGGTGGCGGGGAGGGTTATGTCGAGGGGAGGGTTGCGGAGGGATTTGAGGGTGATGTCGATGCTGCGCTCTGAGCCGGGGGGGAGGCGGGATGATGGTTTGGACATGGGGGTTGGCATGCGGGGGAGGATGTActgtttgttgttgttgtgttAGCTTTTGTCAgttgggaagaagaagaagagggtggTGTTTTTTGGTTGACGGGACGTACAGGTGGGCGAGGAGGGAATGTTTTGGGATCCTCGATGTGGTCTGGGGAGAGCTTGATGGGACGGGAGTCCAGCGAGGTGAGGAACATTTTTGCGAATGCGACTTCAGCCATTGTGACGGTTTTGCTGTTCTTCCTCTAAAAAGGGTGTGGTATATATCGAGCTGTTGCGGTAGGTATAACGAGGTTGTGATATAGCTTTCTGTATTTCGTCGAGATGCCAACTCGTCGTCGCGATGCGAAAAGAGGGGAGGCGGGGTGGAAAAGGACACTGGCGAGATGCGACTTTCGCGCTAACTGACGAGATATGTCGAGAGGATAgcaatgaagagagaagaggtgACGAGAATGCGACTCTTAGAGGAACTAAGCGTTTCGAATATTCCTGTTTAGGTTCTTGTATCTCCAAGATGAGGCTGCTTTGCTGGTAGTCGTTTTGGAGCTTCGAGTTACGTTGGTGACAAGCTTGGAGGCGTCGGAGAATCACGTGGGGGGTCGCATTGAAAATACCCCGCCAAAAACTCCAACACCAAAGACGCCCATAAACAATGTCGACGCCACGAGCCCCTGAAACAGCCTCACCCCAAGACATACACACGTCATTATCATCACTGATTCTGATTCTCAGCTTCATAAATACTTGTTTGGCAGAATAACAGCAAAACAAAACGCGCAATCCTAAAATTTACAAAAACTAAACGACAAAAACTCCCTCCAGCCACCCACCCCGATAATGATACATAAAACCATTTCCTTCCACCCCCTTCCTTTGCCCTCCAATTTTCATACCAGAAAACTCATCCATATTGCATTCGTTATATGTCATTTCGTCGTAATAAACTCTACCAGTGATTTGCGCACCGTAGCCGTTTTTCTCTATCGCGATATCCCATAGTATGTGCCCAGTCATCATAAATCAACAACAGTCCCTTTGCGTGCGGTGGGCTGATATGGTCGTGAACCAAACAGTTACCCCCCAACTCCcgacagaaaaaaaagcagaaacaaaaaaCTTGGTACTGCGCGTaaagcaaaaacaaacagGCACACTATGCCTTTGTCCTGATGCCTTCCTTCCTCCCTAACCTATCTCCACTGGGGGTTAAAAATCATATCGTATTAAAAACATGTAAATGCAATGCCAACGCGTAACAGCAAGCAATGCAATTGCAAAgtagaaagaagaagcagaaacaaTAACAATAAAAACAATAAAGCAAGATAGTCCAAGACGGTGTGTAGCTGACATGCCGCTGAGCGAGGGAGCCTTCCCACTGCATCTGGCTTTACCTAGCCACGCTCGGCATCGCAAAGTCATCGAATCCAGAGACGAGTTCGCGAATGGTCCATCGCCAGGCGTCTCGGTCTCGAGGAGTGTGGCTTATCCACTTCTCACACTTCTTCCGCCacctctcttcctcttcacgCTGTCTCCGGATGAATTCGGGGCCCACGTCAAACTCCTCTCCCACTAGCCAGTCATCCTTAATGTCACTGGAGTGGCCTTCACGCTCATCAGTGACGGTATTGTCTTCGAGATCGGGAATGTCCTTAAAgacgtcctcatcatcttcgaaGGCATTGAAGTTGTCCAGGCTATCAGTGGCCTCGGATCTTGTCATGCTCTGAGGGCCGAGCTTCAGCCAGCACATGTTTTGAGGATCAAACACCATGCCACCAACCACTTGCACACCTTTAGTGGTGCTGATGTTGGTAATGAGAGCTGGCCGAGGCACTGGAGTCTCCTTATCTCGAGCCAAGTGCAAGGGAACCgaatttgatgatggcgtcgaggTCGACCCATCAAACGCATTCAGAGCATTCTCGTTCCCTTCCCAGCAGTATGTCGCGGCGTTGTAAAACATCCCCTTGACGACTAGAGAAAACGGTAACGTTAGACATGATTATATCAATGGAGTTGGGATTAGAAACACACCTTTGGATTCTTTGCCGCCACtcaagttggagatgagatggggCTTTAGCTGCGGGGGTCGCTTCAACTTCTTGGTTCGAGTTGTAGAAGACGTCTGCTGAGCATTGCTTCGAGTTGGTGCTCGCTGAGCAGAAACTGAAGCCAACGGCCCGCCGCTTGGCGTCCGGTGGGCTAGAGCTGTCTCGCGTGCGATGCGGCTAGCTGCGGTGTCACGCGCAAAGCTGGGGGTATAGTTGGGTCGTATGGCGGGCTTGGGTGCTGCGTTCCATGGCGAAGGCGTCTTGTTCCTATCAATTGCCGGTGGTCGTGGTACCTGTGGTGATTTGCGCAATGTTGCTTTGGGCCCAGCTGCAGAAGGCTGCTTCAAGTAACGGCTTTCCGTCTCCTTCGAGGTGGGTAGATCGTCAAAGGCGTCTAGCTCGTGACCATCGCCAAATTGGCGTATGCTCTTGGGCCTGCTTAGACGATCCCACGTCCCAGAAGCAGCCGTCTTGTGGCGCTTTGGGCTGGGCGATTGCAGGCCTGGCCTTGAAAAGGACCGGGAGATGGGGCGGGCATCGATGGAATTGTCGGAGTCATGGCGGCGAAACTGTCGCAGGGTCTTGGAACCCGCGTGCTGCGATTGCAAGTGGGAAGCACCCGCAGGGATAAATGGTATTGAGTTCTTTCTTGCTTGTCCAGGACTCTCGCTGGTGGCCGTCGGGCGATCCTGGGGCGTCTTTGGTCGAGACTGGCCTGGCTCCGTGCGTGATGTTGGTCTCTCTGAACGACCGGCGATGGGTGGTTTGGCGGGAGGATTTCGAGCCCGCACGGCTGTCAGAGAGCGTTTCTGCCTAAGAAGCTGAGCATTTGTCGTAGGAGGGTCATTCCTACTAGAAGTAAAGGTGGTTCGAGATAAATCTGTCCTGCGAGGGGCTGTGGCGATTGAAAAGGTAGAAATGGTAGTAGGCGTTGGGAGGCTCGCCACGGACAGCTGGTTGGAATGGCCAAGGCGGGACTGTGGTCGACGAACCCGATGTGGGATCGGACCGCCACTCTCCGAGACGGGCTCAAGAGCGGTAGAATGTGACCTCTCATGGTTGAGGCGAGGGATCCTTGTCTGTGGAGGCATGGGCTTGTTGCTAAACGTCAATGACACTGACGTCTTTGGACGGGCAGGGTTGGCGAGCCGGctgtccttgatcttgatatTCCGATGCATGGTGAGTTTCCCAGAGTCAAACACGTTCCCATCGCCAATATCAAGCCCCTCGAGAAAGTCCTGCTGCTCCACTTCTGCCGCAGGAAGTAGCTTCTTCGGGGGTGCTGCTTCGGCAGGTGGCTCCTCCGGTATGTCTTCCGGCGGTGGGTTTGTCTTCCGCAGGTGCAGCCTCTCCTGAAAATTGAGATGGCCGGGGGGCAGTACGAGGCCGTCAAAGGTCTCGTCCTCGCTCTCCACCGTGAATGTGCTGGAGAGGCTAGGGCTCATGGCCGAGACCGACGAGCTTCGAGTTGATCTCGCATCTCGTCGAGTGCCGCCATATCTAGTGCCGAGGCTGCTGCCCTCACCCCAGTCTATATCATCCGATGACGAAAACAGTGTTCTGGGTATTTCCCTCCTAGCGGACAACTTCAGCTTGCCATCGGACGGGAGCTCAAAGTCTCCCTCAAAGTCTTCGTCCAGCGGCTCCTTCGATGCCTCGCTTTCAAGGGGAGTGGGAGGGGTGACAAAGGGAGCCAGGCGAGGCGGTCGCTTCTTAGGGACCTTGATTGTGTCAAAACCGTCGCCGAAGaagtcgtcatcctcatcctccgtGTCTCTAAACTTGTCTAGGCTGGGTGCGGCCGACAAGATGCTCGAATTGGACATGATAGAGCTCCGCCGGCTGTCTCTGGTAGACCTGGGCGTCTTCCTGGGGCTGTTCTGCAGCAAGCTCTGCAGCGAGCCTCCGCTGACCTGGCGCAGGGTCTCTGGAAACTCGGTCTGGGTTCGCGGCTTCATCTGGAGCCCTTGGAGCCCCTCGGGCAGCTCCAGGTCATTCTCCCAGTCCTCGTCGATGGTTCTCCGCatcttcttgccgccgaGCCTCTTGATGGTGCCTCCGGTCAATGCAGACGACGGCACATTCTTGGGCAACGGGATGCCTGCCCTCTCGGCGGCGGCTATGGCAGCCATTGTTGATCGCTCATCGTCTGCCGGGAGGTGGACGTGTTGTTCCTCCCCATACGCCGAGTCCAGATCGGAGCGCAGCGAAATGTGGGACGAGGTGGAATCGCGTCGACGTGGTTGT of the Trichoderma breve strain T069 chromosome 4, whole genome shotgun sequence genome contains:
- a CDS encoding get5 carboxyl domain-containing protein; translation: MAEVAFAKMFLTSLDSRPIKLSPDHIEDPKTFPPRPPYILPRMPTPMSKPSSRLPPGSERSIDITLKSLRNPPLDITLPATPLSTSILDVKAAVNAQTRIPVEKMKLLLNKRPVADTKVLKELLAKESDRTIDFSVMVIGGAAAIPPAEEKAAGEAMETTEEPVATAQADAAAVEAELESDAFWADLSGFLQQRLKAQDKAEELSSLFRSSWQASRSNS